One genomic region from Electrophorus electricus isolate fEleEle1 chromosome 23, fEleEle1.pri, whole genome shotgun sequence encodes:
- the cdc14b gene encoding dual specificity protein phosphatase CDC14B isoform X3 has product MAQLTSYGGASETCPADVSGGKAVLKQLKCACGREHAECTPKIRAAYARALPIPPEMPDFRARIRQSMKRKSERRPESRKRPCAAKREEAEPRADIYIGITDQLYFAILNQKIRCTPDRHCFCIDEELSYENFYADFGPLNLAMFYRFCCKLTKKLKSFAHTKKKVVFYTFGDKRKQANAAYLIGSYTVMNLQKTPEEAHSLLVSRNTTYLPFRDASFGTCMFNLSILDCLRAVHKALRYGWLDFSNFDVEEYEHYERAENGDLNWIIPGKFLAFSGPHPKSKIENGYPLHAPEAYVPYFRKYNITTVIRLNKKMYDARRFVDMGFDHHDLFFVDGSTPNDAIVTKFMNICENADGAIAVHCKAGLGRTGTLIACYMMKHFRLSAAETIAWIRICRPGSVIGPQQNFIEDKQASLWAEGDLHQQKLSKQENGSCKAAVTGILSGVDDISIHGPNKNIAPRKTEMYNDEEEERNGLTQGDKLRVLKSKRQSRASTGSLSLEENKIHTRSTSHSLRIILQSSAQGCKPVKSSNPSDNADARKRTRTSLASKRSSRRAVSRRRKTLHSLQSVRFTRLCHSIPKARTPLLR; this is encoded by the exons ATGGCGCAGCTGACGTCATACGGAGGGGCTTCAGAAACTTGCCCTGCAGACGTCAGCGGAGGAAAAGCCGTGCTGAAACAGTTGAAGTGTGCTTGTGGACGAGAGCATGCCGAATGCACCCCCAAAATCCGAGCGGCGTATGCGCGAGCACTGCCAATTCCGCCCGAAATGCCAGATTTTCGTGCGCGAATAAGACAAAGCATGAAGCGCAAGAGCGAGCGACGACCTGAGTCGAGGAAAAGACCTTGCGCTGCGAAGAGAGAAGAGGCGGAGCCGAGGGCTGACATTTACATCGGCATAACAG ATCAGTTATATTTCGCCATCCTTAATCAGAAGATCCGCTGCACTCCTGACAGACACTGTTTCTGCATTGATGAGGAACTCTCGTATGAGAA CTTTTATGCGGACTTTGGTCCACTCAACTTGGCCATGTTTTACCGCTTCTGTTGCAAACTCACCAAGAAGCTGAAG TCTTTCGCGCATACCAAGAAGAAAGTTGTATTCTACACCTTTGGTGACAAAAGGAAACAAGCAAATGCTGCCTATTTGATCGGATCCTACACT GTGATGAATCTTCAGAAAACACCTGAGGAGGCTCACAGCCTTCTGGTGTCCAGAAACACCACTTATCTTCCTTTTCg GGACGCCTCGTTTGGAACTTGCATGTTCAATCTGAGCATCCTTGATTGTTTACGTGCTGTGCACAAG GCTTTGCGGTATGGTTGGCTTGATTTCTCCAACTTTGACGTGGAGGAATATGAGCATTATGAG AGAGCGGAGAACGGAGATTTAAACTGGATTATTCCCGGGAAATTTTTGGCTTTCAGCGGTCCGCATCCAAAGAGCAAAATTGAGAACG GTTATCCGCTCCATGCGCCCGAGGCCTATGTCCCGTACTTCAGGAAGTACAACATCACCACTGTCATACGCCTCAACAAAAAAATGTACGATGCTAGACGCTTCGTGGATATGGGTTTTGACCACCACGACCTGTTCTTCGTTGATGGAAGCACGCCTAACGATGCGATCGTCACCAAGTTCATGAATATCTGTGAGAATGCGGATGGTGCTATAGCTGTCCACTGCAAAG CTGGACTGGGCCGCACGGGCACACTGATAGCCTGCTACATGATGAAGCATTTCAGACTGTCTGCGGCTGAGACGATCGCCTGGATCAGGATCTGCAGACCCGGCTCGGTGATCGGACCACAGCAGAACTTTATTGAGGA CAAGCAGGCCAGTCTGTGGGCAGAGGGTGACCTGCACCAGCAGAAACTCAGCAAGCAGGAAAATGGCTCGTGCAAGGCAGCCGTCACGGGAATACTGTCGGGAGTGGACGACATCTCCATCCATGGTCCAAACAAGAACATTGCACCGCGGAAAACCGAAATG TACAACGATGAAGAGGAGGAACGCAATGGCCTCACGCAAGGTGACAAACTGAGAGTGCTGAAGAGTAAAAGACAGTCTAGAGCATCCACAGGCTCCTTATC GTTGGAGGAGAATAAAATTCACACCAGGTCAACATCTCACTCACTGAG AATCATTCTGCAATCAAGTGCGCAAGGCTGTAAACCCGTAAAATCTTCAAATCCTTCCGACAATGCGGATGCTAGGAAACGAACAAGAACCTCCCTTGCATCAAAAAGATCTAGCAG AAGAGCAGTCTCCAGAAGAAGGAAGACTCTACACTCTTTGCAATCAGTGCGCTTTACAAGACTCTG TCATTCCATTCCTAAAGCTAGAACACCTCTCCTCCGCTAA
- the cdc14b gene encoding dual specificity protein phosphatase CDC14B isoform X1, whose product MAQLTSYGGASETCPADVSGGKAVLKQLKCACGREHAECTPKIRAAYARALPIPPEMPDFRARIRQSMKRKSERRPESRKRPCAAKREEAEPRADIYIGITDQLYFAILNQKIRCTPDRHCFCIDEELSYENFYADFGPLNLAMFYRFCCKLTKKLKSFAHTKKKVVFYTFGDKRKQANAAYLIGSYTVMNLQKTPEEAHSLLVSRNTTYLPFRDASFGTCMFNLSILDCLRAVHKALRYGWLDFSNFDVEEYEHYERAENGDLNWIIPGKFLAFSGPHPKSKIENGYPLHAPEAYVPYFRKYNITTVIRLNKKMYDARRFVDMGFDHHDLFFVDGSTPNDAIVTKFMNICENADGAIAVHCKAGLGRTGTLIACYMMKHFRLSAAETIAWIRICRPGSVIGPQQNFIEDKQASLWAEGDLHQQKLSKQENGSCKAAVTGILSGVDDISIHGPNKNIAPRKTEMYNDEEEERNGLTQGDKLRVLKSKRQSRASTGSLSLEENKIHTRSTSHSLRIILQSSAQGCKPVKSSNPSDNADARKRTRTSLASKRSSRLARSLGNLHVMASEENRKFSEVNPSPMATENTGKQSSLKHTSPVSNEQLSSTVSSPIQHYGHSLSRLDLKSSLQKKEDSTLFAISALYKTLSFHS is encoded by the exons ATGGCGCAGCTGACGTCATACGGAGGGGCTTCAGAAACTTGCCCTGCAGACGTCAGCGGAGGAAAAGCCGTGCTGAAACAGTTGAAGTGTGCTTGTGGACGAGAGCATGCCGAATGCACCCCCAAAATCCGAGCGGCGTATGCGCGAGCACTGCCAATTCCGCCCGAAATGCCAGATTTTCGTGCGCGAATAAGACAAAGCATGAAGCGCAAGAGCGAGCGACGACCTGAGTCGAGGAAAAGACCTTGCGCTGCGAAGAGAGAAGAGGCGGAGCCGAGGGCTGACATTTACATCGGCATAACAG ATCAGTTATATTTCGCCATCCTTAATCAGAAGATCCGCTGCACTCCTGACAGACACTGTTTCTGCATTGATGAGGAACTCTCGTATGAGAA CTTTTATGCGGACTTTGGTCCACTCAACTTGGCCATGTTTTACCGCTTCTGTTGCAAACTCACCAAGAAGCTGAAG TCTTTCGCGCATACCAAGAAGAAAGTTGTATTCTACACCTTTGGTGACAAAAGGAAACAAGCAAATGCTGCCTATTTGATCGGATCCTACACT GTGATGAATCTTCAGAAAACACCTGAGGAGGCTCACAGCCTTCTGGTGTCCAGAAACACCACTTATCTTCCTTTTCg GGACGCCTCGTTTGGAACTTGCATGTTCAATCTGAGCATCCTTGATTGTTTACGTGCTGTGCACAAG GCTTTGCGGTATGGTTGGCTTGATTTCTCCAACTTTGACGTGGAGGAATATGAGCATTATGAG AGAGCGGAGAACGGAGATTTAAACTGGATTATTCCCGGGAAATTTTTGGCTTTCAGCGGTCCGCATCCAAAGAGCAAAATTGAGAACG GTTATCCGCTCCATGCGCCCGAGGCCTATGTCCCGTACTTCAGGAAGTACAACATCACCACTGTCATACGCCTCAACAAAAAAATGTACGATGCTAGACGCTTCGTGGATATGGGTTTTGACCACCACGACCTGTTCTTCGTTGATGGAAGCACGCCTAACGATGCGATCGTCACCAAGTTCATGAATATCTGTGAGAATGCGGATGGTGCTATAGCTGTCCACTGCAAAG CTGGACTGGGCCGCACGGGCACACTGATAGCCTGCTACATGATGAAGCATTTCAGACTGTCTGCGGCTGAGACGATCGCCTGGATCAGGATCTGCAGACCCGGCTCGGTGATCGGACCACAGCAGAACTTTATTGAGGA CAAGCAGGCCAGTCTGTGGGCAGAGGGTGACCTGCACCAGCAGAAACTCAGCAAGCAGGAAAATGGCTCGTGCAAGGCAGCCGTCACGGGAATACTGTCGGGAGTGGACGACATCTCCATCCATGGTCCAAACAAGAACATTGCACCGCGGAAAACCGAAATG TACAACGATGAAGAGGAGGAACGCAATGGCCTCACGCAAGGTGACAAACTGAGAGTGCTGAAGAGTAAAAGACAGTCTAGAGCATCCACAGGCTCCTTATC GTTGGAGGAGAATAAAATTCACACCAGGTCAACATCTCACTCACTGAG AATCATTCTGCAATCAAGTGCGCAAGGCTGTAAACCCGTAAAATCTTCAAATCCTTCCGACAATGCGGATGCTAGGAAACGAACAAGAACCTCCCTTGCATCAAAAAGATCTAGCAG ACTGGCAAGGTCTTTGGGCAACTTGCATGTAATGGCCAGTGAAGAGAACCGCAAGTTCTCTGAAGTTAATCCAAGCCCTATGGCAACAGAAAACACGGGCAAGCAGTCAAGCTTAAAGCACACAAGCCCAGTCAGCAATGAGCAGCTCAGTTCTACCGTTTCTTCCCCAATCCAGCACTATGGCCACAGTCTGAGCCGCCTCGACTTA AAGAGCAGTCTCCAGAAGAAGGAAGACTCTACACTCTTTGCAATCAGTGCGCTTTACAAGACTCTG TCATTCCATTCCTAA
- the cdc14b gene encoding dual specificity protein phosphatase CDC14B isoform X4 — MSKENSDPFNSIEIIKDQLYFAILNQKIRCTPDRHCFCIDEELSYENFYADFGPLNLAMFYRFCCKLTKKLKSFAHTKKKVVFYTFGDKRKQANAAYLIGSYTVMNLQKTPEEAHSLLVSRNTTYLPFRDASFGTCMFNLSILDCLRAVHKALRYGWLDFSNFDVEEYEHYERAENGDLNWIIPGKFLAFSGPHPKSKIENGYPLHAPEAYVPYFRKYNITTVIRLNKKMYDARRFVDMGFDHHDLFFVDGSTPNDAIVTKFMNICENADGAIAVHCKAGLGRTGTLIACYMMKHFRLSAAETIAWIRICRPGSVIGPQQNFIEDKQASLWAEGDLHQQKLSKQENGSCKAAVTGILSGVDDISIHGPNKNIAPRKTEMYNDEEEERNGLTQGDKLRVLKSKRQSRASTGSLSLEENKIHTRSTSHSLRIILQSSAQGCKPVKSSNPSDNADARKRTRTSLASKRSSRLARSLGNLHVMASEENRKFSEVNPSPMATENTGKQSSLKHTSPVSNEQLSSTVSSPIQHYGHSLSRLDLKSSLQKKEDSTLFAISALYKTLSFHS; from the exons ATGTCTAAAGAAAACAGTGATCCTTTTAACAGCATCGAAATCATCAAAG ATCAGTTATATTTCGCCATCCTTAATCAGAAGATCCGCTGCACTCCTGACAGACACTGTTTCTGCATTGATGAGGAACTCTCGTATGAGAA CTTTTATGCGGACTTTGGTCCACTCAACTTGGCCATGTTTTACCGCTTCTGTTGCAAACTCACCAAGAAGCTGAAG TCTTTCGCGCATACCAAGAAGAAAGTTGTATTCTACACCTTTGGTGACAAAAGGAAACAAGCAAATGCTGCCTATTTGATCGGATCCTACACT GTGATGAATCTTCAGAAAACACCTGAGGAGGCTCACAGCCTTCTGGTGTCCAGAAACACCACTTATCTTCCTTTTCg GGACGCCTCGTTTGGAACTTGCATGTTCAATCTGAGCATCCTTGATTGTTTACGTGCTGTGCACAAG GCTTTGCGGTATGGTTGGCTTGATTTCTCCAACTTTGACGTGGAGGAATATGAGCATTATGAG AGAGCGGAGAACGGAGATTTAAACTGGATTATTCCCGGGAAATTTTTGGCTTTCAGCGGTCCGCATCCAAAGAGCAAAATTGAGAACG GTTATCCGCTCCATGCGCCCGAGGCCTATGTCCCGTACTTCAGGAAGTACAACATCACCACTGTCATACGCCTCAACAAAAAAATGTACGATGCTAGACGCTTCGTGGATATGGGTTTTGACCACCACGACCTGTTCTTCGTTGATGGAAGCACGCCTAACGATGCGATCGTCACCAAGTTCATGAATATCTGTGAGAATGCGGATGGTGCTATAGCTGTCCACTGCAAAG CTGGACTGGGCCGCACGGGCACACTGATAGCCTGCTACATGATGAAGCATTTCAGACTGTCTGCGGCTGAGACGATCGCCTGGATCAGGATCTGCAGACCCGGCTCGGTGATCGGACCACAGCAGAACTTTATTGAGGA CAAGCAGGCCAGTCTGTGGGCAGAGGGTGACCTGCACCAGCAGAAACTCAGCAAGCAGGAAAATGGCTCGTGCAAGGCAGCCGTCACGGGAATACTGTCGGGAGTGGACGACATCTCCATCCATGGTCCAAACAAGAACATTGCACCGCGGAAAACCGAAATG TACAACGATGAAGAGGAGGAACGCAATGGCCTCACGCAAGGTGACAAACTGAGAGTGCTGAAGAGTAAAAGACAGTCTAGAGCATCCACAGGCTCCTTATC GTTGGAGGAGAATAAAATTCACACCAGGTCAACATCTCACTCACTGAG AATCATTCTGCAATCAAGTGCGCAAGGCTGTAAACCCGTAAAATCTTCAAATCCTTCCGACAATGCGGATGCTAGGAAACGAACAAGAACCTCCCTTGCATCAAAAAGATCTAGCAG ACTGGCAAGGTCTTTGGGCAACTTGCATGTAATGGCCAGTGAAGAGAACCGCAAGTTCTCTGAAGTTAATCCAAGCCCTATGGCAACAGAAAACACGGGCAAGCAGTCAAGCTTAAAGCACACAAGCCCAGTCAGCAATGAGCAGCTCAGTTCTACCGTTTCTTCCCCAATCCAGCACTATGGCCACAGTCTGAGCCGCCTCGACTTA AAGAGCAGTCTCCAGAAGAAGGAAGACTCTACACTCTTTGCAATCAGTGCGCTTTACAAGACTCTG TCATTCCATTCCTAA
- the cdc14b gene encoding dual specificity protein phosphatase CDC14B isoform X2, producing the protein MAQLTSYGGASETCPADVSGGKAVLKQLKCACGREHAECTPKIRAAYARALPIPPEMPDFRARIRQSMKRKSERRPESRKRPCAAKREEAEPRADIYIGITDQLYFAILNQKIRCTPDRHCFCIDEELSYENFYADFGPLNLAMFYRFCCKLTKKLKSFAHTKKKVVFYTFGDKRKQANAAYLIGSYTVMNLQKTPEEAHSLLVSRNTTYLPFRDASFGTCMFNLSILDCLRAVHKALRYGWLDFSNFDVEEYEHYERAENGDLNWIIPGKFLAFSGPHPKSKIENGYPLHAPEAYVPYFRKYNITTVIRLNKKMYDARRFVDMGFDHHDLFFVDGSTPNDAIVTKFMNICENADGAIAVHCKAGLGRTGTLIACYMMKHFRLSAAETIAWIRICRPGSVIGPQQNFIEDKQASLWAEGDLHQQKLSKQENGSCKAAVTGILSGVDDISIHGPNKNIAPRKTEMYNDEEEERNGLTQGDKLRVLKSKRQSRASTGSLSLEENKIHTRSTSHSLRIILQSSAQGCKPVKSSNPSDNADARKRTRTSLASKRSSRLARSLGNLHVMASEENRKFSEVNPSPMATENTGKQSSLKHTSPVSNEQLSSTVSSPIQHYGHSLSRLDLSFHS; encoded by the exons ATGGCGCAGCTGACGTCATACGGAGGGGCTTCAGAAACTTGCCCTGCAGACGTCAGCGGAGGAAAAGCCGTGCTGAAACAGTTGAAGTGTGCTTGTGGACGAGAGCATGCCGAATGCACCCCCAAAATCCGAGCGGCGTATGCGCGAGCACTGCCAATTCCGCCCGAAATGCCAGATTTTCGTGCGCGAATAAGACAAAGCATGAAGCGCAAGAGCGAGCGACGACCTGAGTCGAGGAAAAGACCTTGCGCTGCGAAGAGAGAAGAGGCGGAGCCGAGGGCTGACATTTACATCGGCATAACAG ATCAGTTATATTTCGCCATCCTTAATCAGAAGATCCGCTGCACTCCTGACAGACACTGTTTCTGCATTGATGAGGAACTCTCGTATGAGAA CTTTTATGCGGACTTTGGTCCACTCAACTTGGCCATGTTTTACCGCTTCTGTTGCAAACTCACCAAGAAGCTGAAG TCTTTCGCGCATACCAAGAAGAAAGTTGTATTCTACACCTTTGGTGACAAAAGGAAACAAGCAAATGCTGCCTATTTGATCGGATCCTACACT GTGATGAATCTTCAGAAAACACCTGAGGAGGCTCACAGCCTTCTGGTGTCCAGAAACACCACTTATCTTCCTTTTCg GGACGCCTCGTTTGGAACTTGCATGTTCAATCTGAGCATCCTTGATTGTTTACGTGCTGTGCACAAG GCTTTGCGGTATGGTTGGCTTGATTTCTCCAACTTTGACGTGGAGGAATATGAGCATTATGAG AGAGCGGAGAACGGAGATTTAAACTGGATTATTCCCGGGAAATTTTTGGCTTTCAGCGGTCCGCATCCAAAGAGCAAAATTGAGAACG GTTATCCGCTCCATGCGCCCGAGGCCTATGTCCCGTACTTCAGGAAGTACAACATCACCACTGTCATACGCCTCAACAAAAAAATGTACGATGCTAGACGCTTCGTGGATATGGGTTTTGACCACCACGACCTGTTCTTCGTTGATGGAAGCACGCCTAACGATGCGATCGTCACCAAGTTCATGAATATCTGTGAGAATGCGGATGGTGCTATAGCTGTCCACTGCAAAG CTGGACTGGGCCGCACGGGCACACTGATAGCCTGCTACATGATGAAGCATTTCAGACTGTCTGCGGCTGAGACGATCGCCTGGATCAGGATCTGCAGACCCGGCTCGGTGATCGGACCACAGCAGAACTTTATTGAGGA CAAGCAGGCCAGTCTGTGGGCAGAGGGTGACCTGCACCAGCAGAAACTCAGCAAGCAGGAAAATGGCTCGTGCAAGGCAGCCGTCACGGGAATACTGTCGGGAGTGGACGACATCTCCATCCATGGTCCAAACAAGAACATTGCACCGCGGAAAACCGAAATG TACAACGATGAAGAGGAGGAACGCAATGGCCTCACGCAAGGTGACAAACTGAGAGTGCTGAAGAGTAAAAGACAGTCTAGAGCATCCACAGGCTCCTTATC GTTGGAGGAGAATAAAATTCACACCAGGTCAACATCTCACTCACTGAG AATCATTCTGCAATCAAGTGCGCAAGGCTGTAAACCCGTAAAATCTTCAAATCCTTCCGACAATGCGGATGCTAGGAAACGAACAAGAACCTCCCTTGCATCAAAAAGATCTAGCAG ACTGGCAAGGTCTTTGGGCAACTTGCATGTAATGGCCAGTGAAGAGAACCGCAAGTTCTCTGAAGTTAATCCAAGCCCTATGGCAACAGAAAACACGGGCAAGCAGTCAAGCTTAAAGCACACAAGCCCAGTCAGCAATGAGCAGCTCAGTTCTACCGTTTCTTCCCCAATCCAGCACTATGGCCACAGTCTGAGCCGCCTCGACTTA TCATTCCATTCCTAA
- the cdc14b gene encoding dual specificity protein phosphatase CDC14B isoform X5 — MAQLTSYGGASETCPADVSGGKAVLKQLKCACGREHAECTPKIRAAYARALPIPPEMPDFRARIRQSMKRKSERRPESRKRPCAAKREEAEPRADIYIGITDQLYFAILNQKIRCTPDRHCFCIDEELSYENFYADFGPLNLAMFYRFCCKLTKKLKSFAHTKKKVVFYTFGDKRKQANAAYLIGSYTVMNLQKTPEEAHSLLVSRNTTYLPFRDASFGTCMFNLSILDCLRAVHKALRYGWLDFSNFDVEEYEHYERAENGDLNWIIPGKFLAFSGPHPKSKIENGYPLHAPEAYVPYFRKYNITTVIRLNKKMYDARRFVDMGFDHHDLFFVDGSTPNDAIVTKFMNICENADGAIAVHCKAGLGRTGTLIACYMMKHFRLSAAETIAWIRICRPGSVIGPQQNFIEDKQASLWAEGDLHQQKLSKQENGSCKAAVTGILSGVDDISIHGPNKNIAPRKTEMYNDEEEERNGLTQGDKLRVLKSKRQSRASTGSLSLEENKIHTRSTSHSLRIILQSSAQGCKPVKSSNPSDNADARKRTRTSLASKRSSSTMATV, encoded by the exons ATGGCGCAGCTGACGTCATACGGAGGGGCTTCAGAAACTTGCCCTGCAGACGTCAGCGGAGGAAAAGCCGTGCTGAAACAGTTGAAGTGTGCTTGTGGACGAGAGCATGCCGAATGCACCCCCAAAATCCGAGCGGCGTATGCGCGAGCACTGCCAATTCCGCCCGAAATGCCAGATTTTCGTGCGCGAATAAGACAAAGCATGAAGCGCAAGAGCGAGCGACGACCTGAGTCGAGGAAAAGACCTTGCGCTGCGAAGAGAGAAGAGGCGGAGCCGAGGGCTGACATTTACATCGGCATAACAG ATCAGTTATATTTCGCCATCCTTAATCAGAAGATCCGCTGCACTCCTGACAGACACTGTTTCTGCATTGATGAGGAACTCTCGTATGAGAA CTTTTATGCGGACTTTGGTCCACTCAACTTGGCCATGTTTTACCGCTTCTGTTGCAAACTCACCAAGAAGCTGAAG TCTTTCGCGCATACCAAGAAGAAAGTTGTATTCTACACCTTTGGTGACAAAAGGAAACAAGCAAATGCTGCCTATTTGATCGGATCCTACACT GTGATGAATCTTCAGAAAACACCTGAGGAGGCTCACAGCCTTCTGGTGTCCAGAAACACCACTTATCTTCCTTTTCg GGACGCCTCGTTTGGAACTTGCATGTTCAATCTGAGCATCCTTGATTGTTTACGTGCTGTGCACAAG GCTTTGCGGTATGGTTGGCTTGATTTCTCCAACTTTGACGTGGAGGAATATGAGCATTATGAG AGAGCGGAGAACGGAGATTTAAACTGGATTATTCCCGGGAAATTTTTGGCTTTCAGCGGTCCGCATCCAAAGAGCAAAATTGAGAACG GTTATCCGCTCCATGCGCCCGAGGCCTATGTCCCGTACTTCAGGAAGTACAACATCACCACTGTCATACGCCTCAACAAAAAAATGTACGATGCTAGACGCTTCGTGGATATGGGTTTTGACCACCACGACCTGTTCTTCGTTGATGGAAGCACGCCTAACGATGCGATCGTCACCAAGTTCATGAATATCTGTGAGAATGCGGATGGTGCTATAGCTGTCCACTGCAAAG CTGGACTGGGCCGCACGGGCACACTGATAGCCTGCTACATGATGAAGCATTTCAGACTGTCTGCGGCTGAGACGATCGCCTGGATCAGGATCTGCAGACCCGGCTCGGTGATCGGACCACAGCAGAACTTTATTGAGGA CAAGCAGGCCAGTCTGTGGGCAGAGGGTGACCTGCACCAGCAGAAACTCAGCAAGCAGGAAAATGGCTCGTGCAAGGCAGCCGTCACGGGAATACTGTCGGGAGTGGACGACATCTCCATCCATGGTCCAAACAAGAACATTGCACCGCGGAAAACCGAAATG TACAACGATGAAGAGGAGGAACGCAATGGCCTCACGCAAGGTGACAAACTGAGAGTGCTGAAGAGTAAAAGACAGTCTAGAGCATCCACAGGCTCCTTATC GTTGGAGGAGAATAAAATTCACACCAGGTCAACATCTCACTCACTGAG AATCATTCTGCAATCAAGTGCGCAAGGCTGTAAACCCGTAAAATCTTCAAATCCTTCCGACAATGCGGATGCTAGGAAACGAACAAGAACCTCCCTTGCATCAAAAAGATCTAGCAG CACTATGGCCACAGTCTGA
- the prxl2c gene encoding peroxiredoxin-like 2C isoform X1 — MADVYPVTQQVTSLGPRTGQAAPDVCIAGVEDCLIYSRHGLGTTFKSLFHDSKAIVVFVRNFLCYTCKEYVEDLSKIPQELLLDAGVRLIVIGQSSYSHIEPFCTLTNYQHEIYVDPERQIYKKLGMTRGETFMETAASRSPHVKSTVLGGSVRSMWRAMTSPAFDFQGDPLQQGGAFIIGPGPNVHFAHFDMNRFDHAPISWLLQLAGMQAVDLRNPKIIDI; from the exons ATGGCTGACGTCTACCCAGTAACGCAACAAGTCACCAGTTTGGGGCCGCGGACTGGTCAGGCAGCACCTGATGTCTGCATTGCAGGCGTAGAGGATTGCTTGATCTACAGTCGCCACGGGCTTGGTACAACGTTTAAGAGTTTATTCCACGACAGCAAAGCCATCGTTGTTTTTGTGAGG aATTTCTTGTGTTACACTTGTAAAGAATATGTTGAAGACCTGAGCAAAATACCACAGGAATTATTACTG GATGCTGGTGTCAGATTGATCGTCATTGGACAGTCCTCCTATTCCCATATAGAG CCATTCTGCACACTAACAAACTATCAACATGAAATATATGTTGATCCAGAAAGACAAATTTACAAGAAACTTGGAATGACAAGAGGCGAGACATTCATGGAAACAG CAGCCTCCAGGAGTCCCCATGTGAAATCCACTGTGCTTGGTGGGAGTGTGAGGAGCATGTGGCGCGCCATGACCAGCCCAGCCTTTGACTTCCAAGGAGACCCTCTCCAGCAAGGGGGCGCTTTTATAATTGGCCCAG GACCTAATGTTCATTTTGCACATTTCGACATGAATCGATTTGACCATGCGCCCATCAGTTGGCTGCTTCAGCTTGCTGGTATGCAAGCAGTAGATTTAAGGAATCCCAAGATTATTGACATCTGA
- the prxl2c gene encoding peroxiredoxin-like 2C isoform X2, with product MADVYPVTQQVTSLGPRTGQAAPDVCIAGVEDCLIYSRHGLGTTFKSLFHDSKAIVVFVRNFLCYTCKEYVEDLSKIPQELLLDAGVRLIVIGQSSYSHIEPFCTLTNYQHEIYVDPERQIYKKLGMTRGETFMETASRSPHVKSTVLGGSVRSMWRAMTSPAFDFQGDPLQQGGAFIIGPGPNVHFAHFDMNRFDHAPISWLLQLAGMQAVDLRNPKIIDI from the exons ATGGCTGACGTCTACCCAGTAACGCAACAAGTCACCAGTTTGGGGCCGCGGACTGGTCAGGCAGCACCTGATGTCTGCATTGCAGGCGTAGAGGATTGCTTGATCTACAGTCGCCACGGGCTTGGTACAACGTTTAAGAGTTTATTCCACGACAGCAAAGCCATCGTTGTTTTTGTGAGG aATTTCTTGTGTTACACTTGTAAAGAATATGTTGAAGACCTGAGCAAAATACCACAGGAATTATTACTG GATGCTGGTGTCAGATTGATCGTCATTGGACAGTCCTCCTATTCCCATATAGAG CCATTCTGCACACTAACAAACTATCAACATGAAATATATGTTGATCCAGAAAGACAAATTTACAAGAAACTTGGAATGACAAGAGGCGAGACATTCATGGAAACAG CCTCCAGGAGTCCCCATGTGAAATCCACTGTGCTTGGTGGGAGTGTGAGGAGCATGTGGCGCGCCATGACCAGCCCAGCCTTTGACTTCCAAGGAGACCCTCTCCAGCAAGGGGGCGCTTTTATAATTGGCCCAG GACCTAATGTTCATTTTGCACATTTCGACATGAATCGATTTGACCATGCGCCCATCAGTTGGCTGCTTCAGCTTGCTGGTATGCAAGCAGTAGATTTAAGGAATCCCAAGATTATTGACATCTGA